A portion of the Krasilnikovia cinnamomea genome contains these proteins:
- a CDS encoding LuxR C-terminal-related transcriptional regulator — translation MEGDNVLDDVTNRKLRTARGKRPKGRRPALPTIAPFIAAKTARPQMLRARIRRQRLFDALDAAVRCPLTVVCAGAGWGKTVLVSAWADTRRTPVAWLTLDAHDNDVQLFWSSVAAALRAAGAVPPDSPLAELGTVPTDHVERLRHVARGLGRLAAPTVLVLDDFHEITDDDVLRELSGLLRHPPAGLRLVLLTRTQVVLPVHRMRATGEMAEIRAGELAFTVPEAADLLSRHGLALPDDEVVALVEHTEGWAAGLQLGATFLAGPGGPRTVADFAGDVRAVDEYLADEVLAGQSPHLYRFLLQTSICEHVCGDLADAITLGSDGQRTLEELERVNDFVVRLGAKPRWFRYHHLLRDVLRHRLLLESPTALPELHRRAAGWHAAHNSVFEAIEHAVAAGDWPYVGRLVVTQAAPLIASAHRAALVRLLAQIPPGAFAATPELMVCVALMLFHAGDYDAIEAQLAGTDELLAGRAEAERLPVEITSRSLRVAVHRAGGDMPAVVAETTQLLAMLAKVRFAEVPSAVQYRAIALNNKGFGLLWTDRPDRAQRYLWAASTAARAAGVELVEISALGNLALVEVMSGSVQEAARLAGDARDLAERRGLLSALQTGAAHLALALVHLESGDLAAAERAVQQATRSHRGEPAAAQWLIRVGVQARLALAKGDPGAARAFLDEARRGADPRLRAPGLERWLLLAESEVDLATGDADTVARRYALLSRTDRLTSPERVCAARAGYATHDLRSAMELLAGLRAPMSDTAATVAAGIVGAQVADAAGHGLRATDRLAEAFALADSEGIRRPFLALRDARLDALVARQNLLTHRNADFVAEIQAAMRTSAPAHRAALPAGPLSERETEVLRYLPTMLTAGEIAGELGVSVNTIKAHMRSIYRKLEAPRRSAVVTRAREYGLL, via the coding sequence ATGGAGGGTGACAACGTTCTTGACGACGTGACGAACCGAAAGCTGCGGACCGCGCGCGGCAAGCGCCCCAAGGGGCGGCGGCCGGCGCTGCCCACGATAGCGCCGTTCATCGCGGCCAAGACCGCCCGGCCGCAGATGCTGCGGGCCCGGATCCGGCGCCAACGCCTGTTCGACGCGCTGGACGCCGCGGTGCGGTGCCCGCTGACGGTGGTCTGCGCCGGGGCGGGCTGGGGCAAGACCGTGCTGGTCTCCGCCTGGGCCGACACCCGGCGCACCCCGGTCGCCTGGCTCACCCTCGACGCCCACGACAACGACGTCCAGCTCTTCTGGTCGAGCGTGGCGGCGGCGCTGCGGGCGGCGGGCGCGGTGCCGCCGGACAGCCCGCTGGCCGAGCTGGGCACCGTTCCCACCGATCATGTGGAACGCCTGCGGCATGTGGCGCGCGGCCTGGGCCGGCTGGCCGCACCGACCGTCCTGGTGCTCGACGACTTCCACGAGATCACCGACGACGACGTGCTGCGGGAGCTGTCCGGGCTGCTGCGCCACCCGCCGGCGGGGCTGCGCCTCGTGCTGCTCACCCGTACCCAAGTGGTCCTGCCGGTGCACCGCATGCGCGCCACCGGGGAGATGGCCGAGATCCGGGCCGGCGAACTGGCCTTCACCGTGCCGGAGGCGGCCGATCTGCTGTCCCGGCACGGCCTGGCGCTGCCCGACGACGAGGTGGTCGCGCTGGTCGAGCACACCGAGGGGTGGGCGGCCGGCCTGCAGCTCGGGGCGACGTTCCTGGCCGGGCCGGGCGGTCCGCGTACGGTGGCCGACTTCGCCGGGGACGTGCGGGCCGTCGACGAGTACCTGGCGGACGAGGTGCTGGCCGGGCAGTCCCCGCACCTCTACCGGTTCCTGCTGCAGACGAGCATCTGCGAGCACGTCTGCGGTGACCTGGCCGACGCGATCACGCTGGGCTCCGACGGGCAGCGGACCCTGGAGGAGCTGGAACGGGTCAACGACTTCGTCGTCCGGCTCGGCGCCAAGCCCCGCTGGTTCCGGTACCACCACCTGCTGCGCGACGTGTTGCGGCACCGGCTGCTGCTGGAATCTCCCACGGCGCTGCCGGAACTGCACCGCCGCGCGGCCGGCTGGCACGCCGCGCACAACTCGGTCTTCGAGGCCATCGAACACGCCGTGGCCGCCGGGGACTGGCCGTACGTGGGCCGCCTCGTGGTGACCCAGGCCGCGCCGCTGATCGCCTCGGCGCACCGGGCGGCCCTGGTCCGGCTGCTCGCCCAGATCCCGCCGGGGGCGTTCGCGGCCACCCCGGAGCTGATGGTGTGCGTCGCCCTGATGCTGTTCCACGCGGGCGACTACGACGCGATCGAGGCCCAGCTGGCCGGTACGGACGAGCTGCTGGCGGGCCGCGCCGAGGCGGAGCGGCTGCCCGTGGAGATCACGTCGCGCTCGTTGCGGGTGGCGGTGCACCGGGCGGGCGGCGACATGCCCGCCGTGGTTGCGGAGACGACGCAGCTGCTGGCGATGCTGGCCAAGGTGCGCTTCGCCGAGGTGCCCTCGGCCGTGCAGTACCGCGCGATCGCCTTGAACAACAAGGGGTTCGGCCTGCTGTGGACCGACCGCCCGGACCGGGCCCAGCGCTACCTGTGGGCCGCTTCGACCGCGGCCCGGGCGGCCGGGGTGGAACTGGTGGAGATCAGCGCGCTCGGCAACCTCGCCCTGGTGGAGGTGATGTCGGGTTCGGTGCAGGAGGCGGCCCGGCTCGCCGGCGACGCCCGCGACCTGGCCGAACGCCGGGGCCTGCTGTCCGCGCTGCAGACCGGGGCGGCGCATCTCGCCCTGGCCCTGGTGCACCTGGAGAGCGGGGACCTGGCGGCGGCCGAGCGCGCCGTGCAGCAGGCGACGCGGTCCCACCGTGGGGAGCCCGCCGCGGCGCAGTGGCTGATCCGGGTGGGTGTGCAGGCCCGGCTGGCCCTGGCGAAGGGCGATCCGGGGGCGGCCCGCGCGTTTCTCGACGAGGCGCGCCGGGGCGCGGACCCCCGGCTGCGGGCCCCCGGCCTGGAACGCTGGCTGCTGCTGGCCGAGTCGGAGGTGGATCTCGCCACGGGCGACGCCGACACGGTCGCCCGCCGGTACGCCCTGCTGTCGCGCACGGACCGGCTGACCAGTCCCGAGCGGGTCTGCGCGGCCCGGGCCGGGTACGCGACGCACGACCTGCGGAGCGCGATGGAGCTGCTGGCCGGGCTGCGCGCGCCGATGTCGGACACGGCCGCGACCGTGGCGGCGGGGATCGTGGGCGCCCAGGTCGCCGACGCCGCCGGGCACGGGTTGCGGGCCACCGACCGCCTCGCCGAGGCGTTCGCCCTGGCCGACTCCGAGGGCATCCGCCGGCCGTTCCTGGCGCTGCGTGACGCGCGCCTGGACGCGCTGGTGGCCCGGCAGAACCTGCTGACCCACCGCAACGCGGACTTCGTCGCCGAGATCCAGGCCGCGATGCGCACCAGCGCCCCGGCACACCGCGCGGCGCTGCCCGCGGGCCCGCTCAGCGAGCGGGAGACGGAGGTGTTGCGCTACCTGCCCACGATGCTGACCGCCGGGGAGATCGCGGGAGAGCTGGGGGTCTCGGTCAACACCATCAAGGCGCACATGCGTTCGATCTACCGCAAGCTGGAGGCTCCGCGCCGCAGCGCCGTGGTGACCCGCGCCCGCGAGTACGGCCTGCTCTGA
- a CDS encoding RDD family protein, translating into MTDPDAGGYAGPVSRVIAYVLDLMLVATVFTGGVLVTILVGAVVSPTDPDVLRLTASAYLLLLPPTLALYDTVFWALAGRTPGMALLGLRVVTVSGRRLSWIAALIRGVVLAYFPIGAAWIPVDGRHQGLHDKLARTAVVRVRAPATTAPAH; encoded by the coding sequence ATGACCGATCCCGACGCTGGGGGTTACGCCGGTCCGGTCAGCAGGGTCATCGCCTACGTCCTGGACCTCATGCTGGTGGCGACCGTGTTCACCGGTGGTGTGCTCGTCACGATCCTGGTCGGCGCGGTCGTCTCCCCCACCGATCCCGATGTACTGCGCCTCACCGCCTCGGCGTACCTGCTGCTGTTGCCGCCGACGCTGGCGCTGTACGACACGGTGTTCTGGGCGCTGGCGGGACGGACGCCGGGGATGGCGCTGCTGGGCCTGCGGGTGGTCACGGTCAGCGGGCGGCGGTTGTCCTGGATCGCCGCGCTGATCCGGGGTGTCGTGCTGGCGTACTTTCCGATCGGGGCCGCGTGGATCCCGGTGGACGGTCGCCACCAGGGCCTCCACGACAAGCTGGCGCGCACCGCCGTGGTCCGGGTACGCGCGCCCGCCACCACGGCACCCGCCCACTGA
- a CDS encoding metallophosphoesterase family protein, with product MTAADPPVVIAHLSDLHLGAHDPVAARTLAADVAAVHPTVTVVTGDCTMRARTGQFRQARELLDGLPDPLLVVTGNHDVPLDSPARLVSPYARFRHWLEEDLDPVLRLPAVTVMGLESTPRWRWKSGRVSRRQADAVRTVLGAAPPGAVRVLALHHPPRATGLARVVGRDRLLRALAAAQVDLVLAGHTHLPAASSYELDSSAHRVIEVVAGTATSVRTRGVGRSWSVITVDSDEIVVEERHQAGSGWHALGTTRYPRHG from the coding sequence ATGACCGCGGCAGACCCCCCGGTTGTCATCGCGCACCTGTCCGACCTGCATCTGGGCGCCCACGACCCGGTGGCGGCGCGGACGCTGGCCGCGGACGTCGCGGCCGTGCACCCCACGGTCACCGTGGTCACCGGGGACTGCACGATGCGCGCCCGCACCGGGCAGTTCCGGCAGGCCCGGGAACTGCTCGACGGGCTGCCCGACCCGCTGCTCGTGGTGACCGGCAACCACGACGTGCCGCTGGACAGCCCGGCACGGCTGGTCTCGCCGTACGCCCGGTTCCGGCACTGGCTGGAGGAGGACCTGGATCCGGTGCTGCGGCTTCCGGCGGTGACCGTGATGGGCCTGGAGAGCACCCCGCGGTGGCGGTGGAAGAGCGGCCGGGTGTCGCGGCGGCAGGCCGACGCCGTGCGTACGGTGCTCGGCGCCGCCCCGCCCGGGGCGGTCCGGGTGCTGGCGCTGCACCACCCGCCGCGCGCCACCGGGCTGGCCCGGGTGGTCGGGCGCGACCGCCTGCTGCGGGCGCTGGCCGCCGCCCAGGTCGACCTGGTGCTGGCCGGGCACACCCACCTGCCAGCCGCCAGCAGCTACGAGCTCGACAGCTCGGCGCACCGGGTGATCGAGGTGGTGGCCGGTACGGCCACGAGCGTACGCACCCGCGGGGTGGGCCGCTCGTGGTCGGTGATCACCGTGGACAGCGACGAGATCGTGGTCGAGGAACGTCATCAGGCCGGATCCGGGTGGCACGCCCTCGGCACCACGCGGTACCCGCGCCACGGGTGA